cAGTGACATAGAACAGGACGTCCATATACAATTGGTTAGTTCAGGAGAAAACTGggcagggaggctgccaagaggcctgCAACTTTAAGCGAATTGCAGCagtttctggcaagtactggttgctcccgaTACATGACGACAGTCTCCTCGAATTCTTCGTATCTCAGGGGTATGGGGTAGGAGGGCAAGACCGAAGCCTTTTTTGAccgaaaaaataaataaaaaattctttaaatcTCCCAAAATCATGTGGAATGTGTTTATggcctgatgagaccaaagtttaaCTTTTTGTCCATGgtaccaaaagatatgttttgcccaaaaaaaaaacaaagaacactgtctgcacagtgaagcatggtggcggtagCGTCATACTAcggggctgtttttttttttttcagccggAACCgcggctttaatcagggtggaaggaataatgaatagcaaTTTTTAGGCTTCTGCTGAAACTTAAGATAAAGAGGAATTTTgcatttcagcatgacaatgacgcAAAACAAATCTGCTGATCAACAAAAGAACAGCTTCACCGAAtcaagttcaaggttttggaatggcccagctAGAGTCTGGACCTTAATCCAAACATAAATCTGTGGGgggacctgaagagggctgtgcacaggagatgcccggCCAATCTGACTGATTTAGAATGCTTGTGCAAGAAAGActggcaaaatattgctaagtcaagacGTGGCACGCTGATTGATTCTTACTGTgaaaaaatctaaaggtgcttcagtTAAgcattagtttaggggtgtgcacacttatgcaaccaggttattgtactttttttttttttttctcccgcACAAgtaattcttattgtttttctccttaattaataagttaaaatttcacaataaaggtagaaaaggctctgacatgatttatcttggtttcatttttatttttttacatcacaaaaacctgccattttaacaggggtgtgtagaattttatttatttttatttaatttttttgatcCACTGTAGATTCATTCCTCTTGTCAAGTCGTTTGTGTTAATGACTTCACGAACCACTTCACTTGCCTGCTGTATGGAATCAAATGTAACTCTAGTTTTAATCTCTAGCCCAGACTGCCCCTGCCTACCCCCCAGCCAGCAGCGTCCAGCATGCGCCCTCTCCTGCCTCCTGCTCCAGGCCCAGCTCAGTCCATTGCCCCGTCACAGGCTGCCAGCTTCATGAACGACGCCATCGAGAAGGCACGCAAAGCTGCTGAGCTCCAGGCCAAGATCCAGTCCACGCTGGCCATGAAGCCGGGCATCCTGGGAGCCATGAACAACACGGGGCCACACAACCTTGTGGCGCTTGCTAACCTGCATGCCATGGGCATTGCACCGCCGTGAGTGTAGCAGCGAatctacatgcacacacaagcgCGTGTTCCCTAGATCAGGGTGCTTTATGAAAAATCTGTCCGAACCCTGCTAGATAAAAGCAATGCTTGTTTTAAGGTTTATTAATATTTGATTGTTTAACGTAACGTTCATTCTTAATGTTGGGTTTATTGAGTGTAAGTCATTTGTGCACCTACGTGGTTCTGATCATGGTTTGTGCTCACACTACAcgctgagtgtgtatgtttgtgcctTTACAGTAAAGTGGAGGCCCGTGAGATCACCAAGCCGACGCCGCTCATTCTGGACGAGCTTGGGAGAACCGTCGACGCCAGTGGAAAGGAGGTGGAGCTCACGCACCGCATGCCCACTCTGAAAGGTAACCCTGAAACCTAGTCACCCATCAGCCCTGTTTCTGCTAAAGGTCCCCGAACCTCTTGAGGGACTACACAGTTTGGAACTTTTTCTTAAGGAGAGTTCCCCTGAGGTCCCCCTGAACCGCAGGAACCACGACTTTTACGTTGTGTATGACAGATACAGGATTTCGGGCTGAGATTACAGCAGTGGCATGCCGTAGCATGAGCATAACGTAGTTACGCACCAGATTTAACCTGCGTTATGCCACTGTTATAATTCACGCTTTAGCAACGACGACTTGGTGGCACTTATTTATATACGGCTCGCCGATACATTCTTAACAAACTGCCGAAACTGGGTTAGGGTTTACGGTTTACTAGTGTGTACTCTGAAGATAAGGTCGCTGAAATTAAAATCAACCCTCGTTCGTGTGGAGGAAAATTCGCCTGCGGTTTGAGAAGTGCTGTCGTCACAGATGATCTTTTCAGAATAACGTTTCAGGTGACAGTAAACGCTATTTACAACAGCAGTGGCAGTcagattgttttatttatttatttatttggttttgcAAAATTAATTTGTAAAGATACCTgattttctctccctttccctctcgctctctctctctctctctagctaaTATCAGAGCAGTTAAGCGAGAACAGTTTAAGCAGCAGCTGAAGGAAAAGCCCAGCGATGACCTCGAGTCCACGTCCTTCTTCGACCCCAGGATGGCCATGCCTCAGCCACAGAGACAGAGGAAGGCGTTTAGGTTCCACGAAAAGGGCCGCTTTGAGAAAATAGGCCAGCGGATACGCACCAAGGTGACAATAACCTTTTGTCCTCTACcaactgaaatatattttttatatataattgtcATATTATCTATgtgtaatacatacagtataaggtGTAGAAAAGGATATGAAGGACGATGATGGTTGGTGTTTTAGTCAGAGTATGTTTTTGGCTCATGTTATTGACCCTCCTTCTGTTCTCCATCAGGCTCAGCTGGAGAGGTTGCAGATGGAGATTGCACAGGCCGCCAAAAAGACTGGCATCCAGGCATCAACCAAACTGGCTCTGATCGCCCCTAAGAAGGAGCTTGGTGAGGGTGACGTGCCTTCCATAGAGTGGTGGGACTCCTTCATCCTGCCCAACAACATAGAAATGTAAGAAGGAAAGCAGCTTAAGAATGAGTGCAGTAAATCTGTGTTGACGTTAGAAAGTCCCCAGCGCTTTAGAATGATTGACCCGTACTAAGCCCTGGCCCTCTTGGTTACTCTTGCCACGTCCGTCACACGTCAAACTGAATTTTTCAGTAAGAAGAATGAAAGATTTACATTCTCATAATATCACACCCTCGTAGTGTTATGTTCTAATGTGAACGTAGATGTTCTGCAACAGAAAATttctgaaatttatttattttttttgtcttctgagaTTTTGTCTCCTTTTGTCTCTCTTAGCTCTGCTCATCCTGTATTTGATAACCTGGACTTCCATGGAATCACCAATCTGGTGGAACACCCTGCCCAAATGGCCCCTCCAGGTATTCTGAGCATTGGCCACAGTTTTCCAGAACTTGttagtttaaaaataatcaagCTTGTAATTTGAAATTTATCACGAAAGTCGCAAGTAGAGCTAAATAAAACGTGATTTAGTAGGCATAATGCTCAGTAGGTTATTCATTTTGGGATCTGTATTGACGAGTACCAAAAACATGTATTCATACTCTGCttaaaacgtttttaaaaaataagctaTCGCTGCATTCCTAggttgtataattttttttttttttttttttaaatgcataactACTGATAGTgcttgttctattttttttcatcaaatATATGCCAATTTATTATTCAGCTGCATTTTTAatagtaaactttttttttttttaagtgaataaatatttcatgtaattatttaaacagtCTTAGACAGTTCTGTGTTTCGTGGAGCTCTTGTCAAAATCCCATAGATGCTGTTTCACattcctgatttaaaaaaaaatatatattacacacacacacacacacacacacaggattgtCGTCCTgtataatcggttatcggcacaCGCTTGGGTCTAATTTGTAGTGCTCGGATACCAGCTAATGTTTCTGTCTCTGATTCTATCTCAGTGGACATGGACAAgccggtgactctgggtgtgtATTTGACGAAGAAGGAGCAGAAGAAGCTGAGGCGGCAGACACGGCGTGAGGGAcagaaggagctgcaggaaaaGGTCCGACTCGGCCTCATGCCCCCTCCGGAACCCAAAGGTAAAGCAGGGGAATACCCAACAACCTGCATGCTGACGTTCTTATTCTTTACATTGATTTAAGATAAAATGGGTTTCTTCACCATGTATGTGTTTTTCTGTGCAGTGCGGATCTCTAATCTGATGCGTGTGCTGGGTACGGAAGCGGTGCAGGATCCCACGAAAGTGGAGGCCCACGTCCGAGCGCAGATGGCCAAGAGACAAAAGTGAGTGCCACCTGCACTGTTGTATAATGATTTTCTGGTAAGGGTTTGTTTAGggaggggcgcacggtggcttagtggttagcacgttcgcctcacacctccagggtcgggggttcgattcccaccgtggccctgtgtgtgtggggatgtgtggagtttgcatgttctccccgtgctgcgggggttttctccgggtactccggtttcctcccccagtccaaagacatgcatgtccaaagtgtccgtagtgtatgaatggtgtgtgagtgtgtatgtgattgtgccctgcgatggattggcaccctgtgcagggtgtaccccgccttgtgcccgatgctccctgggataggctccaggttccccgtgaccctgaaagcGGTAGAAGGTTTGTTTAGGGACAGATGTTTTGTAGACCTAACCTAGGAGTCACCATGGTTAACATAGCACTGATCTACGGCAACATCATTATACAGAAAAtagttattcaaatgaaattgaatgaaatgaaaaatatgatcgttcctgttaatttttttcctgtgtgtgtatgcagagcCCATGAGGAGGCAAATGCAGCACGCAAACTAACAGCAGAGcaaaggaaagagaagaaagtgAAGAAGCTGAAGGAAGATCTGAGTCATGGTGTTCACATCGCTGTCTACAGgtaacacatttatacacactgtTGTATTTTATCAGTAATAGGAGTCTGTTGCAGCGCAGCATCGTGATTAGCCGATTGCAGGTTTTGCACTTTAAAGATAACGATGGGGTCAGTGATTTTGAAGTTAGCGCGTATACCCTGCTGAATATATTACGATTGAATATCCTGCGTTGTTGAATTGTGAAGTATCGTGATAGTGTGCGTAtatttttagtcattttcaAACCAGCTGaattatgctttaaaaaaaaaaccccagtgacATCACTTTCTTGATGTCGCACTTTTACTGATGGGGTTGAGAAAGATGAGGTTCAGGttgtaatcatttatttatttattgtattttgaaatgtttcagaTTCATAGCGGTGTTtgtgctgatttaaaaaaaaaaaaaaaacactaatgcaTCGGGGgttaattgtattatttatttgtttgtttgtttgtttgtttatttatttatttattaggagTTTGAAACCTGAGAAAAGTGAATGTTtcgcaaattaaaaaaaaaaaagaagtcgcCATGCAAGATTTTAGCCTTTTGGTGTTTGTTCTCAGGATCCGAAACCTGCACAACCCGGCCAAGAAGTTCAAAGTGGAAGCCAACGCAAATCAGCTGTATCTGACCGGCACCGTGGTGCTGCACAAAGACGTCAACATTGTCGTGGTGgaaggaggtgagagagagagcgggagtcCACAGTCATCAAACTGCTGCTTTATCATGCGTTTGTCAGGTTTCCCTCACAACACATCCAGAAGGgttctattcctcttataccacagctacTTGCCAGTTGTAGGCCTTCTTGTAGGGGActcttacaaagtgctgacacttgTATGACATCATCTCCCATACAAGACCGTGTGAACGAGCAGTTAGTATAGACACAATAACGTGTTGGGTCAAGCACGTTCACGTGTAAACCTGCGGATTCTGTGAATACTAATGTTGCAATAGAGGACAAACGAATTGCTGTCGTCATTCGTATTTGTGTCCGGCACTAAAATGTCGTTTCCTTACAGGACCCAAATCACAGAAGAAGTTTAAGAGGTTGATGCTGAACAGGATTAAATGGGCGGAGCCTAGCTCAAAGAGGGATGGTAAGAGAAGTCATGTTCctatgtaaaaataaagaaagtacTTAAGTCATGGGAAGAATACTATCACAAGTTAACAAAAGTTGGCTGGTCCAAAGTGATTTTATGAATGCATGATTAAACGCCTGCTTAACACTTATGTTTACCAGggttccacccccccccccccccaaccctctTTTAAAGTAAACTATTTTAATTATGCAATCGGTTTACTAAATATTATCTCAAAAGTAGCCTCTCGTTGTGTATTAATTTTAGCCATGGCCCAATCACAGCGagttatttatgtaaataaattctGTTATGATGTATCTAAGTCAGAGGTGACATTTTCTGAGTGTTGCTGCAAAAACACAAGaactgttggggtttttttttttttttttttaaataaaacagccgCAGGCTCTAACATCTGACCCCTTGTGTTCCGCTCAGACCCTGATGGCTCGGACGACGAGGGATCGAAGAAGCCCAACAAGTGCACTCTTGTTTGGGAGGTAAGCACCTGGGCGAATTTTTGTACGCGATGGACGCTCCATATAATCTAAGACAAAGTATATATcgtttagagctgcaacaactattcgataaaattgataatagtcgattatgaaaatcgtcgtcaacgaatctcattgtggattagtcggtctgcgcgtggcacgggggagatttactcattacgttacttctgttcagaaaataCGCTTCGtagagtaaatactaaatttGTGTCCCGAATGAAGTActctacacttacactatgcactctgcactaccatctagtgtgtggattttggaAAGGTAATATCttctcaaatggaacacgagCGGTGTTTTTACTAATTGGAAGTAAAAGCCACTTCCTACccactagctttagcctaatgtCCAGAATCACTGTCAATGACTTtattcagtttactgtttatagcCTTAGTTATAtacttagtttattttatatataagtatttatgcattattttttatggatgcacaaaaagcactgaatgaaacaactacagtcctaaatgaatactatatattctgatgtgtgtattgggttctttaagtcttatataattggacaaacagttgtgtaaagttttagtctgaagtttgtATTTGTAACGCTCAGTTTgcagactttattttaaataaacgaaaaaatggtactgaaagacccccccccccccccccccccgaataatagaaaaaaataatcggcccacttatcgattatgaaaataatcattatttgCAGCCTTAATATCGTTGAAAGTTTTCGGAAGGCGTTATTACATGTTTGATGAGCAAACGATGCTCGAGAAACTGTACCCACTTGAACGACTCGATTTGATCTGTGATTTAGTGTGTGTCGAAGAAAATTAGACACCGAtggtcctctctctccctccctctccatGTCACAGGGCACAGCGATGGAGCGCAGCTTCGGTGACATGAAGTTCAAGCAGTGCCCCACGGAGAACATGGCGCGCGAGCACTTCAAGAAGCATGGTGCAGAGCACTACTGGGACCTGGCCCTGAGTGAGAGCGTGCTGGAGACGGCTGAcgactgagagagagggagaggacgCGTATGTGATGTGGTCCGAGTGACACAGGCAGCCATGTTTTGGCTCGTTATAGAAGGAGAGAAGCGGACTGGATTGAATCTAACGTGCTTCAGCCTGGCAgtcgtgtgtgagtgtgtgtgtgtgtgtgtgcgcgcgctcgCGTCTGTTTTGATGATCTGCACTGCTGCTACTCGTGGATATCGGTTTCCTGTGATCATGGCAGGACGTTTGCAATAGAGAATCTAGCGCAAGGACACGTTTCTCCCGTGACTTGTGCAGAACGTTGAAGACGGCTGCTTTGATTCCATCGTTCCATGGACATAGGATCCTTTATAGCCaaagtgtaactttttttttttttttttttgatttcccgtcccttttttttttccttttttttttttttttattgttaagtGGATGTGAGATTATTCACCTGCTGGTCTCTTTAGCTGTGTACCCAGGCTGTTACCAACTGCACACActgattgatttgattgattaaAGCTTTGGAGGGAAAACAGTTGTTGTTCCTCGAGGTATCAAAGATTTAATTCAGTTTATCGATTTGCTCAACACGGACCACAAGAGGATCAAATCAGCCCCTTTCCTTTGATGCGACTTGTGTTCAGGGTTTCATACTGTAGCGTTAGGCTGTACAATGTGGCTGTTAAAGAACGTACTAGTCGAACTGATTAATCCGAGTCACTAAAGAATCGTCTCgggagaaaagaaataaataaaaaaatctcccAAGACGTTCATGCAGATTATAGGAAAGTGCAATTAAGAGAGCATTCAGTAGATCAGTAATTAAATACTAATCAAGATACTGATATGTAAGGctattgaaatgtttctgaattcaggttaaagtttttttgttttgtttttttaaatcacttacGTCAGTCGAGCAACCCCTTAAACCAGTGACCATGGCTTTGTGCCTTGTGTGTCAGGTAGAGTTTATAATCCCAGAAGCAACCATTAGCAACGTTTCCTGTCAAACATAAACCACTCTGATTGGCTGTACCTCAACCTAATAGAGCAAAAACTGATCTGTATAATAATTTGTGCCAGGTGGAAAAAAGTTCCGCATTGAAACATCAAACAGACATTacgcctcatttatcaatcttttaataAAGCTGTATAAATGTTTGCAGAAATCTAACAGGACGGTTCTGATTTTCCTTCGAATTCACATGTGTACGTTGTTCTACGCGCACACAAAATTCAACATTGTTCTTTTTATCTGGACGACTAACcttattcatcttcatttgtggtttttgtgtgatggaagtatttggacacctgttatttttgttgttttgatatCATTTCCAATGCATgtatccacttcaaatttatACACGTTATGAGTTTGTACTTTATAaattggaacaaaaaaaaagtattcagacaccACAGATTGACTACGTTAGTACTTTGCTGCAAGTCTCTTGCTGGAAGTTTCAGCTATGAGATGTCTGCGGTAAGAagtaattagcattaaacaACCCCTGGCAGAAATTATGGAATCGCCACCCTTGGAGGATGCTCAatttgtagcaaataaaaaaaatcacgcaCATGGCACGAAAcaatttttctttaatgttaACTGAACATTCTGccttcatgaaacatacctcaaaaaagttaactgtaattattttaattaatggcattttgttttttcttaaataatttaTGAAAAATTAAAGCATCATCTTGGAATTTGCATttgtaaaacaaataccagcactaATCATGCAAGTCTAAACATGCTAATTACTCTGCAGTTAAAAGAAAGTGTTTGcagaccttaaccttggactttttgaaaggaaacgtGACCCCAACAAGAGAGTCGTCaactgaaacaatggaaaggattataaaactccttcgagaaggaaatccaacatggagtgtggcaaaagatgaCCATTGTTCCcggtcagctgtgtctaaaatttggtgcaagtgtAAACAAGATGGGAACggttataaaagaaaaacatcaaagcgttaggatagaaaactcaaagcagtTCGCCTGGAAAATAGAAagtgcacaacaaaacaaatgagctGAAACAGGAGGCAGTGTTCTTACAGTGGAActgctgaatgaaatgggatctACGTAATGAAAAGCCTAcggaaaaccagcactaacacttaaacagaagaaaacaaggttagaGTGGGCTAAAGAGGAgaaatcatggagtgtggaggATCAGATGAAAGAGAGATTCAGTGAGGAATCACGAATCTCCGTTGGCCAAGGAGacgatgctggaacttttgtctggtgccgttGTAATGAAACATGTAAAGATGACTTCCTGAAGAAAACAACCAAATTTCCCTACTCGTTTACAGTATGATATGGGGTttcatgtcaggtaaaggaccaggagAGACCTCAACAGAAAATGCACAGATGTATGTTGAATTTTtggaccctttttttttttcctcattcattGATAGATTtggtgatgaagtcatttttcaggatgatgatGCCAATCTTGCtacagagcaaagagtgttgAAGCTTATCTTGAGGAAAGGCAGATCATCTCAACGAcctggccagcaaacagtccagatctcaatccaactGAAActttatggtggaaatttaaattaaattggtccatgacaaggcttCATCCTGTAAAGCTGATCTGTCCACCGTTATctgagaaagttggaaccagtttgatggagaagattgtttttcattagtgaagtccacacctcaaagaattcaggccgCCATAAAAGCCTGACGAGGAGCGACACAGTACgaattgtgattttttaaaatttttttttt
This Ictalurus furcatus strain D&B chromosome 1, Billie_1.0, whole genome shotgun sequence DNA region includes the following protein-coding sequences:
- the prpf3 gene encoding U4/U6 small nuclear ribonucleoprotein Prp3 isoform X2, which encodes MSLPKREVEELRPWVERTVKKVLGFSEPTVVTAALHCLGKGLDKRKTTDQLRPFLDESAGSFVERLFEALEESRSSRGNKGTAEKNRKRELKDVFGDEVEAHKDLEGGESAAKRKRVPRFEEVEEPEVLPGPPVESPGMLTKMQIKQMMETATRQIEERKKQLSITQPRLPLPTPQPAASSMRPLLPPAPGPAQSIAPSQAASFMNDAIEKARKAAELQAKIQSTLAMKPGILGAMNNTGPHNLVALANLHAMGIAPPKVEAREITKPTPLILDELGRTVDASGKEVELTHRMPTLKANIRAVKREQFKQQLKEKPSDDLESTSFFDPRMAMPQPQRQRKAFRFHEKGRFEKIGQRIRTKAQLERLQMEIAQAAKKTGIQASTKLALIAPKKELGEGDVPSIEWWDSFILPNNIEISAHPVFDNLDFHGITNLVEHPAQMAPPVDMDKPVTLGVYLTKKEQKKLRRQTRREGQKELQEKVRLGLMPPPEPKVRISNLMRVLGTEAVQDPTKVEAHVRAQMAKRQKAHEEANAARKLTAEQRKEKKVKKLKEDLSHGVHIAVYRIRNLHNPAKKFKVEANANQLYLTGTVVLHKDVNIVVVEGGPKSQKKFKRLMLNRIKWAEPSSKRDDPDGSDDEGSKKPNKCTLVWEGTAMERSFGDMKFKQCPTENMAREHFKKHGAEHYWDLALSESVLETADD
- the prpf3 gene encoding U4/U6 small nuclear ribonucleoprotein Prp3 isoform X1, translating into MIVVVYWNQTERLKAQETFADLPSMSLPKREVEELRPWVERTVKKVLGFSEPTVVTAALHCLGKGLDKRKTTDQLRPFLDESAGSFVERLFEALEESRSSRGNKGTAEKNRKRELKDVFGDEVEAHKDLEGGESAAKRKRVPRFEEVEEPEVLPGPPVESPGMLTKMQIKQMMETATRQIEERKKQLSITQPRLPLPTPQPAASSMRPLLPPAPGPAQSIAPSQAASFMNDAIEKARKAAELQAKIQSTLAMKPGILGAMNNTGPHNLVALANLHAMGIAPPKVEAREITKPTPLILDELGRTVDASGKEVELTHRMPTLKANIRAVKREQFKQQLKEKPSDDLESTSFFDPRMAMPQPQRQRKAFRFHEKGRFEKIGQRIRTKAQLERLQMEIAQAAKKTGIQASTKLALIAPKKELGEGDVPSIEWWDSFILPNNIEISAHPVFDNLDFHGITNLVEHPAQMAPPVDMDKPVTLGVYLTKKEQKKLRRQTRREGQKELQEKVRLGLMPPPEPKVRISNLMRVLGTEAVQDPTKVEAHVRAQMAKRQKAHEEANAARKLTAEQRKEKKVKKLKEDLSHGVHIAVYRIRNLHNPAKKFKVEANANQLYLTGTVVLHKDVNIVVVEGGPKSQKKFKRLMLNRIKWAEPSSKRDDPDGSDDEGSKKPNKCTLVWEGTAMERSFGDMKFKQCPTENMAREHFKKHGAEHYWDLALSESVLETADD